Proteins from one Coffea arabica cultivar ET-39 chromosome 8c, Coffea Arabica ET-39 HiFi, whole genome shotgun sequence genomic window:
- the LOC113702944 gene encoding deoxyribodipyrimidine photo-lyase isoform X1 has protein sequence MANSMASIQQGRIRVLKQASGPSIDREKLKGPVVYWMFRDQRLRDNWALIHAVDQANKANVPVAIAFNLFDSFLGAKARHLGFMLRGLQKLHQNLQGMSLNIPFFLFQGEALDTIPNFLKECGASLLVTDFSPLREVKNWKETITERLEDSVSVHEVDAHNVVPIWVASDKLEYSAKTIRGKINKLLPEYLIDFPTLGPSKRKWPNLHHFIDWDKLIADVVRKGAEVPEIAWCEPGEDAAMEVLMGSKNGFLTARLKNYSMDRNNPLKPKALSGLSPYLHFGQIAAQRCALEARKVRTLSPQGVDTFLEELIVRRELADNFCFYQPHYDSLQGAWEWARKTLMDHASDKREHTYTMQQLEKAQTADPLWNASQLEMVHYGKMHGFMRMYWAKKILEWTSGPTEALAIAITLNDKYEIDGRDPNGYVGCMWSICGVHDQGWRERPVFGKIRYMNYAGCKRKFDVDGYIAYVKRLAGESKKRKAEI, from the exons ATGGCCAATTCAATGGCATCAATTCAGCAGGGTCGAATCCGAGTTCTGAAACAGGCATCAGGGCCATCCATTGACCGGGAGAAACTTAAGGGTCCAGTTGTCTACTGGATGTTCAGAGATCAACGGCTGCGAGATAACTGGGCTTTGATCCACGCAGTTGATCAAGCAAATAAGGCCAACGTACCCGTTGCCATAGCTTTCAATCTATTTGATTCCTTCTTGGGTGCCAAAGCCAGACATCTGGGTTTTATGCTTAGAGGCCTTCAAAAGCTTCATCAAAATCTTCAAGGAATGTCTCTCAATATCCCCTTTTTTCTGTTTCAG GGGGAAGCACTGGACACAATTCCCAATTTTTTGAAAGAATGCGGGGCTTCACTTTTGGTGACAGACTTTTCACCCTTAAGGgaggtcaagaattggaaagaaacaattactGAGAGGTTGGAAGATTCAGTATCAGTTCATGAAGTTGACGCACACAATGTAGTGCCTATTTGGGTGGCATCTGATAAATTGGAATATAGTGCTAAGACCATAAGGGGTAAAATCAATAAATTGCTTCCTGAGTACCTAATTGATTTTCCAACACTAGGGCCTTCAAAAAGAAAGTGGCCTAATCTGCATCATTTTATAGACTGGGATAAACTAATTGCAGATGTTGTAAG GAAAGGAGCAGAAGTTCCTGAAATTGCATGGTGTGAACCAGGTGAGGATGCTGCTATGGAAGTATTGATGGGGAGTAAAAATGGGTTCTTGACTGCCAGATTGAAGAATTATTCCATGGATCGGAATAATCCGCTAAAGCCCAAAGCACTCTCTGGTCTCTCCCCTTATCTGCATTTTGGGCAGATAGCAGCACAGCGGTGTGCCTTAGAGGCACGCAAAGTTCGGACACTATCTCCACAG GGAGTTGACACATTCTTAGAGGAGTTGATTGTACGCAGAGAACTAGCTGATAACTTCTGCTTCTATCAGCCCCATTATGATTCACTGCAGGGGGCATGGGAATGGGCACGCAAGACCTTGATGGATCATGCTTCTGATAAACGTGAACATACATACAC GATGCAACAATTGGAGAAGGCACAAACTGCAGACCCT CTCTGGAATGCTTCTCAATTGGAGATGGTTCACTATGGGAAGATGCACGGTTTTATGAG AATGTACTGGGCAAAAAAGATTCTCGAATGGACAAGTGGTCCTACAGAAGCTCTTGCAATTGCTATAACTTTAAATGACAAG TACGAAATTGACGGGAGGGATCCAAATGGTTATGTAGGCTGCATGTGGTCAATTTGCGGTGTACATGACCAG GGTTGGCGGGAGCGTCCAGTTTTTGGGAAAATAAGGTATATGAACTACGCCGGCTGCAAGAGGAAATTTGATGTTGATGGGTACATTGCATACGTGAAAAGATTAGCAGGTGAGAGTAAGAAAAGAAAGGCAGAAATCTAG
- the LOC113702944 gene encoding deoxyribodipyrimidine photo-lyase isoform X2: protein MANSMASIQQGRIRVLKQASGPSIDREKLKGPVVYWMFRDQRLRDNWALIHAVDQANKANVPVAIAFNLFDSFLGAKARHLGFMLRGLQKLHQNLQGMSLNIPFFLFQGEALDTIPNFLKECGASLLVTDFSPLREVKNWKETITERLEDSVSVHEVDAHNVVPIWVASDKLEYSAKTIRGKINKLLPEYLIDFPTLGPSKRKWPNLHHFIDWDKLIADVVRKGAEVPEIAWCEPGEDAAMEVLMGSKNGFLTARLKNYSMDRNNPLKPKALSGLSPYLHFGQIAAQRCALEARKVRTLSPQGVDTFLEELIVRRELADNFCFYQPHYDSLQGAWEWARKTLMDHASDKREHTYTMQQLEKAQTADPLWNASQLEMVHYGKMHGFMSTKLTGGIQMVM, encoded by the exons ATGGCCAATTCAATGGCATCAATTCAGCAGGGTCGAATCCGAGTTCTGAAACAGGCATCAGGGCCATCCATTGACCGGGAGAAACTTAAGGGTCCAGTTGTCTACTGGATGTTCAGAGATCAACGGCTGCGAGATAACTGGGCTTTGATCCACGCAGTTGATCAAGCAAATAAGGCCAACGTACCCGTTGCCATAGCTTTCAATCTATTTGATTCCTTCTTGGGTGCCAAAGCCAGACATCTGGGTTTTATGCTTAGAGGCCTTCAAAAGCTTCATCAAAATCTTCAAGGAATGTCTCTCAATATCCCCTTTTTTCTGTTTCAG GGGGAAGCACTGGACACAATTCCCAATTTTTTGAAAGAATGCGGGGCTTCACTTTTGGTGACAGACTTTTCACCCTTAAGGgaggtcaagaattggaaagaaacaattactGAGAGGTTGGAAGATTCAGTATCAGTTCATGAAGTTGACGCACACAATGTAGTGCCTATTTGGGTGGCATCTGATAAATTGGAATATAGTGCTAAGACCATAAGGGGTAAAATCAATAAATTGCTTCCTGAGTACCTAATTGATTTTCCAACACTAGGGCCTTCAAAAAGAAAGTGGCCTAATCTGCATCATTTTATAGACTGGGATAAACTAATTGCAGATGTTGTAAG GAAAGGAGCAGAAGTTCCTGAAATTGCATGGTGTGAACCAGGTGAGGATGCTGCTATGGAAGTATTGATGGGGAGTAAAAATGGGTTCTTGACTGCCAGATTGAAGAATTATTCCATGGATCGGAATAATCCGCTAAAGCCCAAAGCACTCTCTGGTCTCTCCCCTTATCTGCATTTTGGGCAGATAGCAGCACAGCGGTGTGCCTTAGAGGCACGCAAAGTTCGGACACTATCTCCACAG GGAGTTGACACATTCTTAGAGGAGTTGATTGTACGCAGAGAACTAGCTGATAACTTCTGCTTCTATCAGCCCCATTATGATTCACTGCAGGGGGCATGGGAATGGGCACGCAAGACCTTGATGGATCATGCTTCTGATAAACGTGAACATACATACAC GATGCAACAATTGGAGAAGGCACAAACTGCAGACCCT CTCTGGAATGCTTCTCAATTGGAGATGGTTCACTATGGGAAGATGCACGGTTTTATGAG TACGAAATTGACGGGAGGGATCCAAATGGTTATGTAG
- the LOC113703841 gene encoding uncharacterized protein isoform X2: MAAATNTNTQAALESTATATATATSASLSADELTAKAVHKRYEGLVMVRTKAVKGKGAWYWAHLEPILVHNSDTGLPKAVKLRCSLCEAVFSASNPSRTASEHLKRGTCPNFSTAVKSISSMPSSSTPTVNFMSSSPPSSSQVQQPHHNHRKRSAGGGRGGAVNIGLSPSSATPTSSAYQVPPLAIVDPSRFAVELAYPPITSTVVVTAAAAAASSSGGGGGAMFAAASQQQHQHQQHLMLSGGKEDLGALARLKDDVKRLKSPKTSHGPALSKNQIDSALDYLADWVYECCGTVSFSSLEHPKFKAFLNQVGLPAISGRDFSGSRLDNKYEEARAESEAKIRDAMFFQIASDGWKSRNYGYVGEENLVNLAVNLPNGTSVFRRAVFTSGFVPSKYAEEVLWDTVTEICGNNVQQCAGIVADKFKAKALRNLENQNHWMVNLSCQYQGFCSLIKDLSKELPLFKNVTENCLKLANFVNSKSQIRNSFHKYQLQEYGHAGLLRVPLRGFEGSDFGPVYTMVEDILSYARALQLVIHDESYKIVSMEEPIASDIEEMMRNPHFWNELEAVHSLVKLIKVMAQDIETEKPRVGQCLPLWEELKLKVKEWCSKFHIAEGLVEKIIERRFKKNYHPAWAAAFILDPLYLIRDTSGKYLPPFKCLTPEQEKDVDKLITRLVSREEAHIALMELMKWRTEGLDSVYAQAVQLRQKDPNTGKMKIANPQSSRLVWETYLTEFKSLGKVAVRLIFLHATSCGFRCNWSLLKWMSAHSHSRVGMDRAQKLIFIAAHSKLERRDFSSEEDRDAELFALANEAFAGDNFRPERPP, from the exons ATGGCTGCAGCAACCAACACTAACACGCAGGCAGCTCTGGAATCAACAGCAACAGCAACAGCAACGGCCACCTCGGCATCCCTATCAGCTGATGAACTGACAGCCAAGGCAGTTCACAAGAGATATGAAGGTTTGGTGATGGTACGGACGAAAGCTGTAAAGGGCAAAGGGGCTTGGTACTGGGCTCATCTCGAGCCTATTTTGGTTCACAATTCTGATACTGGTTTGCCTAAGGCTGTCAAGCTCAGGTGTTCCCTCTGTGAAGCTGTTTTTTCCGCATCTAACCCTTCAAGAACTGCCTCTGAGCATCTCAAGAGGGGTACTTGTCCCAATTTTAGTACTGCTGTCAAGTCCATTTCTTCTATGCCCTCCTCATCCACTCCTACTGTCAATTTCATGTCCTCATCGCCTCCTTCTTCCTCCCAAGTACAACAGCCACACCACAACCACCGCAAGCGTAGCGCTGGTGGAGGCCGTGGTGGTGCTGTAAATATTGGCTTGTCGCCGTCGAGCGCTACTCCTACCTCGAGCGCTTATCAAGTTCCACCATTGGCTATTGTTGATCCTTCGAGATTTGCAGTCGAGTTGGCATACCCGCCTATAACTAGTACTGTTGTCGtcactgctgctgctgctgctgctagtAGTAGCGGCGGTGGTGGAGGTGCCATGTTTGCTGCTGCTTCTCAACAACAACATCAACATCAGCAGCATTTGATGTTGTCAGGTGGGAAAGAGGATTTGGGAGCATTGGCCAGGTTGAAGGATGATGTGAAGAGGCTGAAGAGTCCTAAAACATCGCATGGTCCGGCATTGAGCAAGAACCAAATTGATTCTGCACTTGACTATCTTGCTGATTGGGTGTATGAGTGTTGTGGGACAGTGTCATTTTCAAGTCTTGAGCATCCTAAATTTAAGGCATTTCTTAACCAGGTTGGACTGCCTGCAATTTCAGGGAGGGACTTTTCCGGGTCCAGATTGGATAACAAGTATGAGGAAGCTAGGGCCGAGTCTGAGGCCAAAATTAGGGATGCCATGTTTTTCCAGATTGCTTCTGATGGTTGGAAGTCGAGGAATTATGGGTATGTGGGAGAGGAGAATTTAGTGAATTTGGCTGTCAATCTTCCCAATGGGACCAGTGTGTTTAGGAGGGCAGTGTTTACCAGTGGTTTTGTGCCCTCAAAGTATGCAGAGGAAGTGTTATGGGACACTGTCACAGAAATTTGTGGGAATAACGTGCAACAATGTGCGGGCATTGTCGCTGACAAGTTTAAGGCCAAGGCATTGAGAAATTTAGAAAACCAAAATCACTGGATGGTAAATCTTTCTTGTCAGTATCAAGGGTTCTGTAGTTTGATTAAGGACTTGAGCAAAGAGCTTCCGTTGTTCAAGAATGTGACTGAGAATTGTTTAAAACTTGCAAATTTCGTCAATAGTAAGTCTCAGATAAGGAACAGCTTTCATAAGTATCAGTTGCAAGAGTATGGACATGCTGGATTACTGAGAGTACCTTTGCGTGGCTTTGAGGGTTCGGATTTTGGGCCTGTTTACACTATGGTGGAGGATATTTTGAGTTATGCACGGGCACTTCAGTTGGTAATACATGATGAGTCGTATAAGATTGTTTCGATGGAGGAACCAATTGCTAGTGATATTGAAGAGATGATGAGGAATCCgcacttttggaatgaattggaaGCTGTACATTCATTGGTAAAACTGATCAAGGTCATGGCGCAGGATATTGAGACAGAGAAGCCAAGAGTTGGACAATGCCTTCCTCTTTGGGAGGAACTTAAGTTGAAGGTCAAAGAATGGTGTTCTAAGTTTCATATTGCTGAAGGGCTTGTGGAGAAAATAATTGAAAGGAGATTTAAAAAGAACTATCATCCGGCCTGGGCTGCTGCATTCATTTTGGATCCTCTGTATTTGATCAGGGACACTAGTGGGAAGTACTTGCCACCTTTCAAATGCTTGACACCAGAGCAAGAGAAGGATGTTGATAAACTCATTACCAGGCTTGTATCTAGGGAGGAAGCTCACATTGCATTGATGGAGCTCATGAAATGGAGAACAGAAGGACTTGATTCTGTTTATGCCCAAGCTGTACAGTTGAGACAGAAGGATCCTAACACGGGGAAGATGAAAATTGCCAATCCGCAAAGTAGTAGGCTTGTATGGGAAACTTATCTTACAGAGTTCAAGTCCTTGGGGAAAGTTGCAGTCAGACTGATTTTCCTTCATGCGACGTCCTGTGGGTTCAGATGCAATTGGTCTTTATTGAAATGGATGAGTGCTCATTCCCATTCAAGGGTAGGCATGGACAGGGCTCAGAAGTTGATCTTCATTGCAGCTCATTCAAAGCTTGAGAGGCGGGATTTTTCCAGTGAAGAAGATAGGGATGCAGAGCTCTTTGCTTTGGCTAACG AAGCATTTGCTGGGGACAATTTCAGACCAGAGAGACCGCCATAG
- the LOC113703841 gene encoding uncharacterized protein isoform X1, with translation MAAATNTNTQAALESTATATATATSASLSADELTAKAVHKRYEGLVMVRTKAVKGKGAWYWAHLEPILVHNSDTGLPKAVKLRCSLCEAVFSASNPSRTASEHLKRGTCPNFSTAVKSISSMPSSSTPTVNFMSSSPPSSSQVQQPHHNHRKRSAGGGRGGAVNIGLSPSSATPTSSAYQVPPLAIVDPSRFAVELAYPPITSTVVVTAAAAAASSSGGGGGAMFAAASQQQHQHQQHLMLSGGKEDLGALARLKDDVKRLKSPKTSHGPALSKNQIDSALDYLADWVYECCGTVSFSSLEHPKFKAFLNQVGLPAISGRDFSGSRLDNKYEEARAESEAKIRDAMFFQIASDGWKSRNYGYVGEENLVNLAVNLPNGTSVFRRAVFTSGFVPSKYAEEVLWDTVTEICGNNVQQCAGIVADKFKAKALRNLENQNHWMVNLSCQYQGFCSLIKDLSKELPLFKNVTENCLKLANFVNSKSQIRNSFHKYQLQEYGHAGLLRVPLRGFEGSDFGPVYTMVEDILSYARALQLVIHDESYKIVSMEEPIASDIEEMMRNPHFWNELEAVHSLVKLIKVMAQDIETEKPRVGQCLPLWEELKLKVKEWCSKFHIAEGLVEKIIERRFKKNYHPAWAAAFILDPLYLIRDTSGKYLPPFKCLTPEQEKDVDKLITRLVSREEAHIALMELMKWRTEGLDSVYAQAVQLRQKDPNTGKMKIANPQSSRLVWETYLTEFKSLGKVAVRLIFLHATSCGFRCNWSLLKWMSAHSHSRVGMDRAQKLIFIAAHSKLERRDFSSEEDRDAELFALANGEDDVLNDVFVDTSSV, from the coding sequence ATGGCTGCAGCAACCAACACTAACACGCAGGCAGCTCTGGAATCAACAGCAACAGCAACAGCAACGGCCACCTCGGCATCCCTATCAGCTGATGAACTGACAGCCAAGGCAGTTCACAAGAGATATGAAGGTTTGGTGATGGTACGGACGAAAGCTGTAAAGGGCAAAGGGGCTTGGTACTGGGCTCATCTCGAGCCTATTTTGGTTCACAATTCTGATACTGGTTTGCCTAAGGCTGTCAAGCTCAGGTGTTCCCTCTGTGAAGCTGTTTTTTCCGCATCTAACCCTTCAAGAACTGCCTCTGAGCATCTCAAGAGGGGTACTTGTCCCAATTTTAGTACTGCTGTCAAGTCCATTTCTTCTATGCCCTCCTCATCCACTCCTACTGTCAATTTCATGTCCTCATCGCCTCCTTCTTCCTCCCAAGTACAACAGCCACACCACAACCACCGCAAGCGTAGCGCTGGTGGAGGCCGTGGTGGTGCTGTAAATATTGGCTTGTCGCCGTCGAGCGCTACTCCTACCTCGAGCGCTTATCAAGTTCCACCATTGGCTATTGTTGATCCTTCGAGATTTGCAGTCGAGTTGGCATACCCGCCTATAACTAGTACTGTTGTCGtcactgctgctgctgctgctgctagtAGTAGCGGCGGTGGTGGAGGTGCCATGTTTGCTGCTGCTTCTCAACAACAACATCAACATCAGCAGCATTTGATGTTGTCAGGTGGGAAAGAGGATTTGGGAGCATTGGCCAGGTTGAAGGATGATGTGAAGAGGCTGAAGAGTCCTAAAACATCGCATGGTCCGGCATTGAGCAAGAACCAAATTGATTCTGCACTTGACTATCTTGCTGATTGGGTGTATGAGTGTTGTGGGACAGTGTCATTTTCAAGTCTTGAGCATCCTAAATTTAAGGCATTTCTTAACCAGGTTGGACTGCCTGCAATTTCAGGGAGGGACTTTTCCGGGTCCAGATTGGATAACAAGTATGAGGAAGCTAGGGCCGAGTCTGAGGCCAAAATTAGGGATGCCATGTTTTTCCAGATTGCTTCTGATGGTTGGAAGTCGAGGAATTATGGGTATGTGGGAGAGGAGAATTTAGTGAATTTGGCTGTCAATCTTCCCAATGGGACCAGTGTGTTTAGGAGGGCAGTGTTTACCAGTGGTTTTGTGCCCTCAAAGTATGCAGAGGAAGTGTTATGGGACACTGTCACAGAAATTTGTGGGAATAACGTGCAACAATGTGCGGGCATTGTCGCTGACAAGTTTAAGGCCAAGGCATTGAGAAATTTAGAAAACCAAAATCACTGGATGGTAAATCTTTCTTGTCAGTATCAAGGGTTCTGTAGTTTGATTAAGGACTTGAGCAAAGAGCTTCCGTTGTTCAAGAATGTGACTGAGAATTGTTTAAAACTTGCAAATTTCGTCAATAGTAAGTCTCAGATAAGGAACAGCTTTCATAAGTATCAGTTGCAAGAGTATGGACATGCTGGATTACTGAGAGTACCTTTGCGTGGCTTTGAGGGTTCGGATTTTGGGCCTGTTTACACTATGGTGGAGGATATTTTGAGTTATGCACGGGCACTTCAGTTGGTAATACATGATGAGTCGTATAAGATTGTTTCGATGGAGGAACCAATTGCTAGTGATATTGAAGAGATGATGAGGAATCCgcacttttggaatgaattggaaGCTGTACATTCATTGGTAAAACTGATCAAGGTCATGGCGCAGGATATTGAGACAGAGAAGCCAAGAGTTGGACAATGCCTTCCTCTTTGGGAGGAACTTAAGTTGAAGGTCAAAGAATGGTGTTCTAAGTTTCATATTGCTGAAGGGCTTGTGGAGAAAATAATTGAAAGGAGATTTAAAAAGAACTATCATCCGGCCTGGGCTGCTGCATTCATTTTGGATCCTCTGTATTTGATCAGGGACACTAGTGGGAAGTACTTGCCACCTTTCAAATGCTTGACACCAGAGCAAGAGAAGGATGTTGATAAACTCATTACCAGGCTTGTATCTAGGGAGGAAGCTCACATTGCATTGATGGAGCTCATGAAATGGAGAACAGAAGGACTTGATTCTGTTTATGCCCAAGCTGTACAGTTGAGACAGAAGGATCCTAACACGGGGAAGATGAAAATTGCCAATCCGCAAAGTAGTAGGCTTGTATGGGAAACTTATCTTACAGAGTTCAAGTCCTTGGGGAAAGTTGCAGTCAGACTGATTTTCCTTCATGCGACGTCCTGTGGGTTCAGATGCAATTGGTCTTTATTGAAATGGATGAGTGCTCATTCCCATTCAAGGGTAGGCATGGACAGGGCTCAGAAGTTGATCTTCATTGCAGCTCATTCAAAGCTTGAGAGGCGGGATTTTTCCAGTGAAGAAGATAGGGATGCAGAGCTCTTTGCTTTGGCTAACGGTGAGGACGATGTGCTCAATGATGTTTTTGTTGATACTTCCTCTGTGTAA